The Lewinellaceae bacterium DNA window CGAACCGTGAATGGCGTAACCGCTCTCCAATTTATCGTTATCAACCGTACCTGCCAGCACGTCAGTAAATTGCAGCCTGGCAATAGCCCGTGCATATTCAATATCGCCGAAAATCGCAATTTCTGCGCCAGCTTCCCTGGCGGTGCCATAATTTAAGACGGGTGCATATCCCCCGGACAGACCCATGGCCAGGGAAAGGGACTGGGCTCCGGACTGGAATATCCCGATCAGGGTGACAAAAGCAAGGGTCAGATAAAGCAGCGGGAAGACTCGAACCGGCATATCACATGTTTTAGTCCTGAAATGGCGTGCAACCATGACTAAAATAGAAAAATTATGCCTATCATCTCTCCTACCGTATATTCAATGCCTGGTATAATCACAAAGCATATGAAATATCTGATGATACAGCTGGTGATAATGGCTTGCCTTGTACAGTCTTCCGCCCAGCCATTTCAACGAAATCCCACTCCCAATGATACGTTACAACCCTATCGCGTTATGAAGGACCATGCAGTGGTTCTCCAGATTTACGCACCACAGGCCAACACCGTTACCGTTTTGGGTGATTTCCTCAAGAATTATCAACCTCTGGCGCTTGAAAAAGCGGATAATGGCGTCTGGTCAGTAAAAACCGATCCACTCCAACCGGATCTGTACACGTACGATTATACGGTAAACGGAGTTAAAACCTTTGACCCAAAAAACCCACAGTACAAGGAAGGAGAGAATGGTCTCTCTAATTTATTATTCATTCCAGGTCCGGAAAGCGACTATTGCTCGATCCGGGATGTACCGCATGGCAATCTGGAAACAGTATGGTTTACTTCTCCGGTGATGAAAAATGTGGGCCGAATGCATGTCTACACCCCTCCCGGTTACGAACAGATGTCCGGACCACTGCCTGTACTGTATTTACAGCACGGAGGCGGGGACAACGATGCTTCTTGGTCTACGGCCGGCCGGGCGAACTTCATTATGGATAATTTAATGGCAGCAGGCAAAATAAAGCCAATGGTGGTCGTTATGCCAATGGGGCACCCGGAGCCTGGATTTCATATGGATCCCGGGGTGAAGAAAGATCCCTATTATGACCAATTGTTTGAAGATATCATTCCCTTTATTGAAGCACATTACCGGGTTGGGAAGACACCGGACTTCAGGGCATATGCAGGCTTATCCATGGGAGGTCTCCAGGCCCTTAATATTGCATTGTTCCGTCCCGATGTTTTTGCGTATGTTTTGCCTCTCAGTACCGGATATTTCCCGGAGCAACTCAAGACCATCCGGGAAGAATATACTGCTGTTTTAAAAAATCCTGCCATCAATCAGCTGAAACTGTTTTGGATCGCCATGGGCGGTCAGCAGGATATAGCCTATCAAAACGGCCTGAACACCTTACAACTTCTGGATGAAAACGGGATCCAATACCAGACCGCAGATTATCCGGCGGGGCATACATTCATAACCTGGCGGCACAACTTGTGGGATTTTGCACCACTATTGTTCCGTTAATTTCAATTATCCCTAGAGCCCTGATCAAAACTCCGATATGAATTTTATGCGATTCCTGTCCCAAGTCTGTCTTACCATTTTCGCATTGCCCGTGATGGCGCAGCAGATGCCCAATATCGTGCTGATTTTTCCGGATAATTTAGGAATAGGTGAAGTAGCTTCATACGGTGGTGTGCGGAATGTTCCCACGCCGAATATTGACCGCATAGGCAGTGAAGGGATCAGGTTGACCAATTTTAATGTAGAATATTCCTGTGTCCCTTCCCGGGCTGCCATCATCACCGGGCGTTATGCCACCCGCACCGGCGAGAATTATTTCAATGGCCTTACCCTCTGGGAACAGACATTGCCGGAGGCATTGAAGTCTGTAGGATATGCGACCGGTCTTTTTGGCAAGTATGATATGGGAGGAGCCAGCTGGCTCGGCAAAAAAGAACCGACGCAGCAGGGTTTTGACCGGTGGTATGGTATCCCAGGCACCAGTCATCTCTCGCAATTCACTTCCATGGAGGGATTTGATCCGGAGCGCAATGAAGTCCCCTATGTATGGGAAGGTGTGTCTGGAAGCACCTCAAAGAAGGTTAAGCCCTTTGATCTGGATGCACGTCGAACACTGGACCGGGAGGCAGCTCTGAAGGCAATTGATTTCATAAAGGAACAGACGAGCCTCCATACACCTTTCTTTGTCTATTATCCCATGACGCAATTACATCTCCCTGCCCTGCCCAATCCGGATATGGCAGGCAAGACCGGCGCCGGTGATGTGGGCGACGCGATGGCAGATGTTGATTACAATACCGGTTTAATTCTGGATGCATTGCATCAGCTTGGGCTGGATGACAACACTCTGGTGATCTGGTGTACGGATAATGGCGCAGAAATGCGCCGCCCCTGGCGTGGTTCGCCGGGCCCCTGGCGGGGCTATTACAATTCCGCCATGGAAGGCGGCATCAGAACACCCTGCCTGATCAGGTGGCCTGAGCACATACCTTCCGGCCAGGTGTCCAATCAAATCGTACATCAAATCGACCTGTACGCCACCATTGCAGCTGCTACCGGACATCCGGAAATCATCCCCGGCGACCGTATCATGGACAGCAAAAACCAGTTGCCATTTCTGGAGGGCAAACAGCTCGCCTCGAACCGCGATGCCGTACTGTATATGAACGGGTCCGGTCAATTGATGGCTGTAAAATGGCATGACTGGAAACTATGGTATTATTTCCAGACTGAAATGCCGGATCCGGAGCCTGACAATCTCGTGCGGCTCTTTGACCTCCGGGTTGATCCGCAAGAAGAAAACGATGTAAAAGACTATTATCCCTGGGTGATTGGCATTGTGGACAGCATTGTACAGGATTATGAAAAATCGCTCATCCAGGAGCCCAGGGTTCCCGCTACCGCTACCGATCCTTACCTGCCACCAAAGCCCGGCTCCGGGAAGCCGGTATCTGTTTATACACGGACCGACAGGCAACCATTGCCCGTGCGGGGAGAGGCTCTGCCTAATCCGGATTTCTCAGGATCCTGGTCTACAACCCCGGTCGATTCTCGGTCACCACTTGGCCGGCCCTATCAACCGCCTATTCCTGACCTGGGTAGTGGATGGGGTGACAAAATATCCGTTTTACAAAAAGAAAATCAGTTGGAGATTGAACGGGTTGTCTTCCTTCCGCGCGAAATCCAGCCATTGGTGAAATACCGTTATGCACTCGATGGAAGCAGATCGGAAAACAATGTCAATATGGGACGTACCCTGCCAGCCATTGTTTCGCATGGTTCATGGATAAATAATCGTCTGGTCATTGCTTCCGAATATCCCTGCCAGGAACTGAAAAACGAGAAATGGACAACGGCAACAGTTGTCCAAACACTTTGGCTTCAGCCAGCTTCGGGAACACCCTGGGAGCCGCAGCTGGTCATTGAAACCGAAAGAAAAGGCGTCTTTGGCGGAGAGACCATAACCACCAGGACCCTGTACAATCGCGGGTACCGGTAGCATGGAACTGCCTACTCCTAAGGGTTAAGTCTGCTTAATTCAAGGTATACCGGATACCAATCAATACATCCGCCATATCGATCGGATCACTGCGGCGATCCGCAATGAATCCCTTGATGTAACGCAGTGATAAAAAAGCACTGAGCTGATCCGTAAATTTATAATACGGGGCTATCGTCAGGCCTAATTGGGGACCAGCATCAAATTGAGTACCTGAGCTTCCGTAAGCGGTGTAACTGATAATGCCAATACCTCCCGTCAGCATGATAGGCACGAAGATTTGATCCGATACACGGGCATTGTATCCCAGCGAACCGTGGAAAGCATACCCACTCCTGAGGCTACTGCTATTCACCGTTCCGGCCAAAACATAAGTGAACTGTAATCTGCCGATAATCCTGCCATATTCGAGATCTGCCAATAGTGCCAGCTCAGCCCCGGATTTCTCTGTTGATCCGTAATTGAGTAATGGAGTATACCCTGCTGCGGCACCAAGGGACAAGGATAGCGACTGAGCAAATAAATTATGCACGACAGTGCCTGAAAACAAAATTATCCATACCGATAATAGTAAGCATTTGAATTTCATGAGGTTCAACATGATTTTATTTTTTGTTATGCAATGAAAGCCAAAATAATCAATGCATCACGGGGAGATGAATAATCCGGGTGGACATAAAGTGGACACCCGGCAGGGCTTTATTGGCTTTGTTATTAGCCTTACATTCAGGATTGACTTCGTATTTGTATCTTGGGTTGACACCATACTGGCGCTGTTCTGCCAGATTGCAGGCTCATCAAAAGCATCCAGATGCAACGATATATTTGGGTATTAACCTGGATCTTCCTCTTCTTTTCAGCAGTTACCGTCATAGGACAATACCCTATACCCCATCTTACGAGATCCCAGCATGCCACTCAATTGTTTGTAGATGGCAAACCATTTCTTATTTGTGGCGGAGAACTGGGCAACTCCACGGCTTCAACCATGGAAAACATGGAACCGGTCTGGCCCAAACTGCAATCGCTCAACCTGAATACCGTCCTGATACCTGTCTATTGGGAATTGGTAGAACCTCAGGAGGATCAATTTGACTTCAGCTTGTATGAGAGCCTGATCATGGAAGCCCGGCATCGGGATCTCAGGATCGTCTTTCTTTGGTTTGGTGCCTGGAAAAATTCAATGTCCAGTCATGCTCCCGCCTGGGTAAAACTGGATCAGGTTCGCTTTCCACGATCGCAGGATGATAAGGGGGTAAGTCAGGAAATATTGAGTTGTTTTAGTCCAGAAGTTCTGGCATCCGACCGGAATGCATTTGAGGAACTCATGGCATTTATCAAGAGGGTGGATGAACAGGATCATACAGTAATCATGGTCCAGGTGGAGAATGAGA harbors:
- a CDS encoding sulfatase-like hydrolase/transferase; its protein translation is MNFMRFLSQVCLTIFALPVMAQQMPNIVLIFPDNLGIGEVASYGGVRNVPTPNIDRIGSEGIRLTNFNVEYSCVPSRAAIITGRYATRTGENYFNGLTLWEQTLPEALKSVGYATGLFGKYDMGGASWLGKKEPTQQGFDRWYGIPGTSHLSQFTSMEGFDPERNEVPYVWEGVSGSTSKKVKPFDLDARRTLDREAALKAIDFIKEQTSLHTPFFVYYPMTQLHLPALPNPDMAGKTGAGDVGDAMADVDYNTGLILDALHQLGLDDNTLVIWCTDNGAEMRRPWRGSPGPWRGYYNSAMEGGIRTPCLIRWPEHIPSGQVSNQIVHQIDLYATIAAATGHPEIIPGDRIMDSKNQLPFLEGKQLASNRDAVLYMNGSGQLMAVKWHDWKLWYYFQTEMPDPEPDNLVRLFDLRVDPQEENDVKDYYPWVIGIVDSIVQDYEKSLIQEPRVPATATDPYLPPKPGSGKPVSVYTRTDRQPLPVRGEALPNPDFSGSWSTTPVDSRSPLGRPYQPPIPDLGSGWGDKISVLQKENQLEIERVVFLPREIQPLVKYRYALDGSRSENNVNMGRTLPAIVSHGSWINNRLVIASEYPCQELKNEKWTTATVVQTLWLQPASGTPWEPQLVIETERKGVFGGETITTRTLYNRGYR
- a CDS encoding esterase — its product is MKYLMIQLVIMACLVQSSAQPFQRNPTPNDTLQPYRVMKDHAVVLQIYAPQANTVTVLGDFLKNYQPLALEKADNGVWSVKTDPLQPDLYTYDYTVNGVKTFDPKNPQYKEGENGLSNLLFIPGPESDYCSIRDVPHGNLETVWFTSPVMKNVGRMHVYTPPGYEQMSGPLPVLYLQHGGGDNDASWSTAGRANFIMDNLMAAGKIKPMVVVMPMGHPEPGFHMDPGVKKDPYYDQLFEDIIPFIEAHYRVGKTPDFRAYAGLSMGGLQALNIALFRPDVFAYVLPLSTGYFPEQLKTIREEYTAVLKNPAINQLKLFWIAMGGQQDIAYQNGLNTLQLLDENGIQYQTADYPAGHTFITWRHNLWDFAPLLFR